The Natranaeroarchaeum aerophilus DNA window TTCATCCGCTCGCAGGGAAGCGTCCCGGCGACCCAGCTCGCCCACGCCGGTCGGAAAGCGAGTACACGAAGACCGTGGGAGGGGGGAGGTCCGCTCCAGCCCGACGAGGGGGGCTGGGACGCCGTCGCGCCGAGCGCGATCCCCTATCCGGGTCACGAGTCGCCGGTCGACGTCACGGCGCTCTCGTCGGCTGAAGTTACGGAGATGGTCGACACGTTCGCACAGGCTGCCGAGTACGCGCTCGACGCCGGCTTCGAGATCGCGGAGCTCCACGCGGCCCACGGCTACCTGCTCCACGAGTTCCTCTCACCGGTCGCCAACGGTCGGGACGACGAGTACGGTGGAAGCTTCGAGAACCGGATCCGGTTCCTCCTCGAAGTCACCGACGCGGTACGGGCTGTGTGGCCCAACGAGTACCCGCTGTTCGTCCGGATCTCGGGGACTGACTGGCTGCCCGACCGCGAGTCGTGGACCGTCGAGCAGTCCGCCCGACTCGCGGATCGGCTTGCGGCGGCTGGCGTCGATCTGGTCGACGTCTCCAGCGGGGGCATCCACCCCGATCAGCAGCTCCCGCCGTCCGGCCCGAACTACCAGGTGCCGCTCGCCGAGCACGTCCGCGAGCATACGAGCGAAGCTATCGGAATCGGTGCTGTCGGCGGCATCACGACGGCCGAGCAGGCGGACGCGCTGATCCGCAACGATCGGGCTGACCTCGCGATCGTCGGCCGCGAGTTCCTTCGCGATCCGCAGTTCCCGCTCCGGGCTGCCCGCGAACTCGACGCGCTGGACCGTGTTGACGTCCCGCCGCAGTACGAACGGGCGTTCTGAGTCCGGCCGGACCGTCTGCACGGTACATGTGGATACTTGTCAGCACGCTCCCGAACCGAACTGCCTTTGTCGGCGGCACCTCTTTATCAACTATGGGATTTGGTAGCTACGACGAGTCCGAACAACAGGATCAGAACGTGGAAACCGACGACGACGAGGCCGTCACCGTCCACGAGAACGACCACGATGGGGCTGTCAGTTTCGATACCGACGAGTCGACCGAGGATCTGGTCGGCCGACTCGACGAGATGCGAGACGACGACGAGGAGTAAGGCGATTCGGTTCGGCTACTGTCGTACCACGGAGTGTAGGGATAAAGCGTATATAGACGCCTGTTTTAGCGGTTACTCACACGGCCATGGAAGAGAGCATCTCGGGATTCAAGATCCGAGGGACGTGGGGAGATATCGTGGAACACGGTGAGCGGATCTCACGCGCGCTACGTGACGTGAAAGTCCATCGTGGCGACGAGTACAACGAGGCGTTCGAGGAGTGGGACGAGTGGCGGCCCAAATCCCACGAGCGGATCGAGGAAGACGTCAGCAAGAAGACCGCCGACCAGGCGAGCGTCGCCGAGGGGAAAGGCGAGCAGGCGGGTAAAAACCCCGACGAGGATATCAAAACGGCTGGCGAGAAACTCAGCGAGTCCTACGAGAAACTCGACGAGGACGACGCTGAGGGCGCGGTCGGCAAGTGGGGTGAGTCCATCGACTACGTCGCACGGGCGGCCGACTCGGCCGGACGAAAAGCCCTTCGCAAAGTCGAAGACACCGTCTATCAACAGGTGATGACGCAACTGGCTCCGTATTACTTCGACAACGCATTAATCAGCGCGAACCTCCAGCAATCGACCAACGGCAACGAGGAGGAGTTCATCTTCGAGGTCAACGTCAACGACGACGGGCTGAAAGACGACGTCTCCCAACGGCTCGCGGAGTACGAGGACACGATCGATCGCTGGCATATCGACACGGAAAAGGAGACAACAGTCGCAGAGGCGGTCGAGGGCGTCGAGCCGCCCGAGAACGACGTTGATGGACGCTCCAAGTCGACGAAGAACTGAGCGCGCGCGAGCGTACCCGATCCGTTCGATACTATTTTGAAATCCCATATATCGGCCTAATAGGCCGTCTAACGACTGATTTTAGCATATTACGGTTACCGTTCTGATCTCGCAGTGATCGGTGGGTCGTTGCTGGTCGACCGGTTCCGGTTCGACAGCCGGTGGTCATTCGTCCAAAAGTTATACACAGAGTGTTGACGACCGGGGATTTTACAACCTTATATGAATATAACCAACCCTTATTTTTGTGCTATTCAAATCCTTTGTGGGAAATTTGTTAGTATGTAAACGCAAACCCTTATATTGGGTTGTTTCAATACGATCAATCGCAATGGCAGTCATGAACGTGCGAAATAAGTTGGAATCGCTGGACGAACAGTCACTGATGTTCCGTAAGCCTGTGGACGACTCCACGGTGGTCGTATGGTAGACCCAGTTATCCTGGAAGTCAGTGTCGCGGATCTGGAACAGCTCGCGACCGGCGTCAACATGGTCTGGGCGCTCACGGTCACGTTCCTGATCTTCTTCATGCACGCTGGCTTCGCGATGCTGGAATCCGGGCAGGTGCGCTCGAAGAACGTCGCAAACCAGTTGACGAAGAACATGCTGACCTGGGCAATCGGGATTGCAGTGTTCTTCGTGGTCGGACTCGGGATCGCGAATAACGTCGGTTCGTTGCTCGGCGGCGGCGAGTCGAGTGCCTTGACGATGTTCGGGGCCGACTCCAGCTTCGGTCTCGTGAACGTCCTGTTCAGCGCGGTGTTCGCGATGACCGCCGCGACGATCGTTTCAGGTGCAGTCGCCGGACGTGCGAAACTCCGAGCATACCTGACTTACACCTTCCTGCTGGCGGCGATCATCTACCCCGTGGCCGCGGGACTGGTCTGGTACGCACCAGGCGGGACGCCACTCCTGACTGACCTCGGCTTTGCCGACTTCGCGGGCGGTATGGTCGTCCACGGACTCGGCGGCGTCGCCGGACTCACTGCAGCGTGGGTGCTCGGTGGCCGGATGGACAAGTACAACGAGGACGGCAGCACCAACATCATCCCCGGTCACTCGATGACCTTCGCCGTACTGGGGACGCTGATCCTCTGTTTCGGCTGGTTCGGCTTCAACGTCGGTACGGCCGCGACGGTCCTTACTGTCGAGGAAGGCGTGGTTCAACTCGCTGCCTTCGAGATAGTCGGCCGCGTCGCAATCGTGACGGCGCTGGGCATGGGTGTCGGCGGAATCGGTGCGGCGGCCGCCGCGCTGTACATGACCGGCAAAGTCGATACGCTGTACGTCGCAAACGGGATGCTGGCCGGGCTGGTCGGTGTCACCGGTCCGACGGATCTGATCACGCCGATGGGTGCGATCGCGATCGGCTTCCTCGCCGGCGCACAGCTCCCCCTGGTGTTC harbors:
- a CDS encoding ammonium transporter translates to MVDPVILEVSVADLEQLATGVNMVWALTVTFLIFFMHAGFAMLESGQVRSKNVANQLTKNMLTWAIGIAVFFVVGLGIANNVGSLLGGGESSALTMFGADSSFGLVNVLFSAVFAMTAATIVSGAVAGRAKLRAYLTYTFLLAAIIYPVAAGLVWYAPGGTPLLTDLGFADFAGGMVVHGLGGVAGLTAAWVLGGRMDKYNEDGSTNIIPGHSMTFAVLGTLILCFGWFGFNVGTAATVLTVEEGVVQLAAFEIVGRVAIVTALGMGVGGIGAAAAALYMTGKVDTLYVANGMLAGLVGVTGPTDLITPMGAIAIGFLAGAQLPLVFKFVEQTLKIDDVCAVFPVHGSAGMLGLIVYPLWSVEGTAIGGGLIAGGILSIDAAAFGPQILGVAVLTIWTVVSTAAVWGALKAAGQARVTPEHERDGLDVSEHGVDTYPEFGGPDVATDGGEIVERSSSELRSDGGVDTESYEIRTDGGEVETDDSIKMIMAVVRPDRLGAIKKQLAEVGAPSLTVTNVSGRGSQPAKKGQWRGEEYTVDLHQKVKIETVVAEVPAEDVVEAIREGANTGEPGDGKIFVMDVEDAVQVRTGKTGPDAV
- a CDS encoding DUF5786 family protein — protein: MGFGSYDESEQQDQNVETDDDEAVTVHENDHDGAVSFDTDESTEDLVGRLDEMRDDDEE
- a CDS encoding DUF5828 family protein, encoding MEESISGFKIRGTWGDIVEHGERISRALRDVKVHRGDEYNEAFEEWDEWRPKSHERIEEDVSKKTADQASVAEGKGEQAGKNPDEDIKTAGEKLSESYEKLDEDDAEGAVGKWGESIDYVARAADSAGRKALRKVEDTVYQQVMTQLAPYYFDNALISANLQQSTNGNEEEFIFEVNVNDDGLKDDVSQRLAEYEDTIDRWHIDTEKETTVAEAVEGVEPPENDVDGRSKSTKN
- a CDS encoding NADH:flavin oxidoreductase/NADH oxidase yields the protein MTEDLFSPLALRGTEIPNRVMVSPMCQYSCEERDGLATDWHRTHLGARAVGGAGVVMTEATAIEPRGRISPEDLGIWSAEHAEALAPITEFIRSQGSVPATQLAHAGRKASTRRPWEGGGPLQPDEGGWDAVAPSAIPYPGHESPVDVTALSSAEVTEMVDTFAQAAEYALDAGFEIAELHAAHGYLLHEFLSPVANGRDDEYGGSFENRIRFLLEVTDAVRAVWPNEYPLFVRISGTDWLPDRESWTVEQSARLADRLAAAGVDLVDVSSGGIHPDQQLPPSGPNYQVPLAEHVREHTSEAIGIGAVGGITTAEQADALIRNDRADLAIVGREFLRDPQFPLRAARELDALDRVDVPPQYERAF